The proteins below are encoded in one region of Triticum aestivum cultivar Chinese Spring chromosome 1B, IWGSC CS RefSeq v2.1, whole genome shotgun sequence:
- the LOC123105935 gene encoding probable glutathione S-transferase DHAR1, cytosolic (The sequence of the model RefSeq protein was modified relative to this genomic sequence to represent the inferred CDS: added 22 bases not found in genome assembly) — MAGSRPPRAAASGETSSFLPLINIGTPKPRRRSTALALSGLLLLVLIGLPDAAVAANMAEVCVKAAVGHPDTLGDCPFSQRVLLTLEEKKVPYQMKLIDVSNKADWFLKINPEGKVPVYNGGDGKWIADSDVITQVIEEKYPTPSLVTPPEYASVGSKIFSTFVTFLKSKDASDGSEKALVDELQALEEHLKAHGPYINGANISAVDLSLAPKLYHLQVALEHFKGWKVPETLTSVHAYTEALFSRESFVKTKATKENLIAGWAPKVNPAMVSPM, encoded by the exons ATGGCAGGGTCACGCCCCCCACGCGCCGCTGCCTCCGGCGAGACCTCCTCTTTCCTCCCCCTCATAAATATTGGTACGCCCAAGCCTCGCCGCAGATCGACCGCGCTCGCCCTCTCTGGTTTGCTACTGCTGGTGCTCATCGGACTccccgacgccgccgtcgccgccaacaTGGCCGAGGTCTGCGTCAAGGCCGCCGTCGGCCACCCCGACACGCTCGGCGACT GTCCCTTCTCCCAGAGGGTGCTGCTCACGCTGGAGGAGAAGAAGGTGCCCTACCAGATGAAGCTCATCGACGTCAGTAACAAGGCCGACTG GTTCCTGAAGATCAATCCGGAGGGCAAGGTGCCTGTGTATAACGGTGGTGATGGCAAATGGATTGCTGATTCTGATGTGATCACTCAAGTCATTGAGGAGAAGTACCCAACTCCATCACTTGTGACCCCTCCTGAGTATGCATCAGT GGGATCAAAGATCTTCTCCACCTTCGTCACGTTCTTGAAGAGCAAGGATGCCAGCGATGGTTCGGAGAAGGCACTTGTTGACGAGCTGCAGGCACTCGAAGAGCACCTGAAGGCCCAT GGACCCTACATCAACGGGGCGAACATCTCCGCCGTCGATCTCAGCCTGGCTCCGAAGCTCTACCACCTCCAGGTCGCCCTGGAGCACTTCAAGGGCTGGAAGGTCCCTGAAACCCTGACCAGCGTCCATGCCTACACCGAG GCTCTCTTCAGCCGCGAGTCGTTCGTCAAGACCAAGGCGACCAAGGAGAACCTGATCGCCGGGTGGGCGCCGAAAGTGAACCC